The region AAGAAAACAGGTTAAAAGAGACTGGAGAGCAGGCAGTTTAATCCTGGCCAGCGAATGGAATCCTTCCAGCGATGCAGCCGCCTTCCTCACATAATCGCGCGCTTTGTCCTCCTGTCCCATCTGGAGATACCCTAATATAACCTGGAGGTCATTCATAAAATCATGCCGCAAAGTCCTGTGGGCCTCAAGCATTTGTTGAAGAAACGCCACTTTCTTCTCACATCCCTTTTCTTTTTTTATTGCCTGCATATGTCGCAGCGTTCCAGATACGCAAAAAAGTCCCGGATTTTAGCCCGGGACTCTATCCATCAGATTTGTTTAAGCGTAAACGCTGACCTGTTTTCTTTCCTTATCCTTTCGCTCAAATTTAACGTGACCGCTGATTAAGGCAAACAGGGTATCATCTTTTCCTCTGCCCACGTTTTCGCCGGGATGGATCTTTGTGCCCCTCTGCCTGACCAGGATATTACCCGCATTTACAAACTGACCATCGGACCTTTTTGCTCCGAGCCTCTTCGCTTCGCTGTCCCTGCCGTTCCGGGAACTGCCGACACCTTTTTTATGAGCAAAAAGCTGCAAATTTATTTTGAACAGCATTTGGTCCACCTCCTCTTTTTTACTTTAAGATAAGTTCCGTACTCCTCGGCGATGCTCTCCAATCCCAGCTCCATTGTGCGGATTATCGCCTGCGCCAGGCTCATTTCTTCCGCGGGAAGCTGGTCCGGAAGCCAGCATTCCAGGTACCCCTCATTGTCAATTTTCCAGCCAGGCTTTTGGCTGAGATGGGCATCAAGCCCCAGCAAAGCTGCCTGAGCAAGCGCAGAAACGCTGGCACAAACCAGGTCATAACCCGGCTCGGCCATCCCGGCATGCCCCTCGATCACGTAACCCTTGATCAGCCTCTTTTTTCCCCCGCCGGCTTCTCTTCCGGCGTTATACCCCTCTGGAGCACAACCCGGTTCCACATAATAGATTATGGCTTCGATCATTTTGCTTCAATCTTTTCAACAATGACCCTCGTATAAGGCTGCCTGTGGCCGTGCATCCGGCGATAGTTTTTTTTGGGCTTGTATTTGAAAACCAATATTTTCTCGCCTTTGCCGTGTTCCAGCACTTTCAGGACAACTTTCGCCCCTTCCAGCACAGGTCTGCCTACG is a window of Peptococcaceae bacterium DNA encoding:
- the rpmA gene encoding 50S ribosomal protein L27; this translates as MFKINLQLFAHKKGVGSSRNGRDSEAKRLGAKRSDGQFVNAGNILVRQRGTKIHPGENVGRGKDDTLFALISGHVKFERKDKERKQVSVYA
- a CDS encoding ribosomal-processing cysteine protease Prp is translated as MIEAIIYYVEPGCAPEGYNAGREAGGGKKRLIKGYVIEGHAGMAEPGYDLVCASVSALAQAALLGLDAHLSQKPGWKIDNEGYLECWLPDQLPAEEMSLAQAIIRTMELGLESIAEEYGTYLKVKKRRWTKCCSK
- the rplU gene encoding 50S ribosomal protein L21; its protein translation is MYAIIETGGKQYKVREGDILQVEKLNAGIDETVEVNSVLAVVKDGKIDVGRPVLEGAKVVLKVLEHGKGEKILVFKYKPKKNYRRMHGHRQPYTRVIVEKIEAK